The region TCGCAAACGGAATGCTACGACATTTCAGGAACCTGGCTTGGGCGCCCTCCTTGAGTTCGATGTGGATGCGGGGTAGGgcagcccctggaaacgtgtcacTGAACACCTCTGGAAACCTTTCCAAAATGCCTTCTGCTCTGGCGTGGACGCTGTAAAGGCCAGCTATGCTGATTTCCAGTGGCTGGAACCAATCCCGGCCTAGAAGAGTGTTTCCCTCTTTTTTCACTACAAGTAGTGGCAACTTAAATTCTCTGCCTTTGAACTTCACGGGCACGGACGCTTTTCCCAGCACGTCGAGACCTTCCCTCGTCCAGGTAACGAGTTGCGTGTTGCAATCTTCCAGCTTGATCTGTTTcgccacttgcagcttttgaaatTTGTTCACACTAATAATAGACCTGGCAGCTCCAGAATCTACTTCCATAGGCACGCTTTCCTTCCCAATCTCTACAGCGATGACGTACTTTGGCGTCCCACTTTTTACTTGGCTGATACTGAACGACTCGTCGTACTCGCTCTTCACAGCATGTTCCATATCATCCAGCTGCATTTCCACTTCTgcttgcttttttcggcatgcttTTGATAAGTGTCCCTTTCCACCGCAGCTGAAGCACACAGAATCTTTGTATCTGCACCGCCATCCTGAATGGGCTGCcaaacagcgaaaacaacgccgctgtctTTCTGGTTTCTTCATGCTCGCCACCCTTCCTACTTCCGCCGTCAACTCCTGCTGGAACTCGGGTTCTTGTGCATTGCTCCTCATTGCTTTTTGCTGCTTGGCAGTCGTTTCCGCCGTTACTGCTAACTCGTATGCCGTCTCAAACGTCAGATCCTTTTCCGCCAACAAACGCTGTTGAACCACACTGTCCGAAATTCCAAAAACCAGACGGTCACGCAACATTTCCTCTAACGGAATTTTTGTACCGCCAAATCCGCAGTTCTCGGATAACTTGCGCAAAGCAGTGACATAGTCAGCCACGCCCTCTCCGTCTTGTTGGTCGCGCTTCGAAAAGACGTACCTCGAGTATAGTTCAGATGGCTTCGGGTTGATATGCTTCTTCACTGCGTCGACGATGACTTGATAGCCCACGTTGGGTGGCCGCGAAGGCTTGACGAGGGTTGCTATGAGGGAGTACGTCTCTGGCCCACAGCAACTGAGCAACACAGCTCGTTTGTCGTCATCCGTTGTGAGCTTGTTAGCTGCGCACGATAACTCAATGCGCTCGACATAATCTACCCACGATGAATTTTCACTGAGGTCGAACTCTCCAATGCGACTGCCGAAAGCCATGTCGCCGACCAACAGGCCCTTGCACGGGTTCGACCgtgcctcgtcgccactgtaacagactgacgcgtgagtcacaatgcacagaatcaaaagcgctttattccaagaacacgactgcttaaatagctgcggcggtggcccgttatcagcacaaccggtgatagcaacacaggcacagaactggcgcatgctctcttgtggcacacctacgtcacagtgcgtgactgcacaatctaccacacgaagcgtccgccccttttaacttgtggcttgcggcacagtgttgtgacgatggttctgggagaaggtttccgctttgcactgtcgaacgatagcagaaaatgtgctgaccaagctcgctgccaccgactgcaccgcggacgaagcgtccgcccctttaaacttgtggcttgcggcacagtgttatTATGATGgttctggaagaaggtttccgctttgccctgtcgaacgatagcagaagtctgctggccgagctcgctgcccccgactgcaccgcggacgatgcgtccgcccctcttaacttgtggcttgcagcaaagggttgtcacgatggttctgggagtaggtttccgcttagcactgtcgaacgatagcagaaaaatgtggtgcccgagctcgctgccaccgactgcaccgcggaagaagcgtccgccccttttaacttgtggtttgcggcacagtgttgtcacgatggttctgggagaaggtttccgctttgcactgtcgaacgatagcagaaaatgtgcggaccgagctcgctgccaccgactgcactgcggacgaagcgtccgccccttttaacttctggcttgcggcacagtgttgtcactatggttctgggagaaggtttccgctttgcactgtcgaacgatagcagaaaatgtgctgaccgagctcgctgctaccgactgcaccgcggacgaagcgtctgccctttttaacttgtggctcgcgacacagtgttgtcatgatggttctgggagaaggtttccgctttgcactgtcgaacgatagctgAAGTgggctggccgagctcgctgcccccgactgcaccgcggacgatgcgtccgcccctgttaacttgtggcttgcagcaaagggttgtcacgatggttctgggagaaggtttccgctttgcactgtcgaacgatagcagaaaatgtgctgaccaagctcgctgccaccgactgcaccgcggacgaagcgtccgccccttttaacttgtggcttgcggcacagtgttgtgacGATGGTTCTGgcagaaggtttccgctttgcactgtcgaacgatagcagaaaatgtgctgaccgagctcgctgccaccgactgcaccgcctACGAAGCGTCCTTCCTTCTAtacttcttaacttgtggcttgcagcaaagggttgtcacgatggttctgggagaaggtttccgcttttcactttagaacgatagcagaagtgtgctggccgagctcgctgcccctgactgcaccgcggacgctGCGTCCGCcccttaacttgtggcttgcatcAAAGGGttctcacgatggttctgggagagtttccgctttgcactgtcgaacgatagcagaaaatgtgctgaccgagctcgctgccaccgactgcaccgcggacgaagcatccgccccttttaacttgtggcttgcggcgcagtgttgtcacgatggttctgggagaaggtttccgctttgcactgtcgaacgatagcagaagtgttctggacgagctcgctgcccccgactgcaccgcggacgaagcgtccgcccctcataacctgtggcttgcagcaaagggttgtcacgatggttctgggagaaggtttccgctttgcactgtcgagcgatagcagaatatgtgctgaccgagctcgctgccaccgactgcaccgcggacgaagtgtccgccccttttaacttgtggcttgcggcacagtgttgtcacgatggttctgggagaaggtttccgctttgcactgtcgaacgatagcagaagtgtgctggccgagctcgctgcccccgactgcaccgcggacgaagtgtccgcccctcttaacttgtggcttgcagcaaagggttgtcacgatggttctgggagaaggcttccgctttgcactgtcgaacgatagcagaaaatgtgctgatcgagctcgctgccaccgactgcaccgcggacgaatcgtccgcccctcttaacttgtggcttgcggcacagtgttgtcacgatggttctgggagaaggtttccgctttgcactgtcgaacgatagcagaaaatgtgctgaccgagatcgctgccaccgactgcatcgcggacgaagcgtcagcccattttaacttgtggcttgcggcacagtgttgtcacgatggttctgggagaaggtttccgctttgcactgtcgaacgatagcagaagtgtgctggccgagctcgctgcccccgactgcaccgcggacgaagtgtccgcccctcttaacttgtggcttgcagcaaagggttgtcacgatggttctgggagaaggcttccgctttgcactgtcgaacgatagcagaaaatgtgctgatcgagctcgctgccaccgactgcaccgcggacgaatcgtcccccctcttaacttgtggcttgcggcacagtgttgtcacgatggttctgggagaaggcttccgctttgcactgtcgaacgatagcagaaaatgtgctgaccgagatcgctgccaccgactgcaccgcggacgaagcgtcagcccattttaacttgtggcttgcggctcagtgttgtcatgatggttctgggagaaggtttccgctttgcactgtcgaacgatagcagcaaatgtgctgaccgagctcgctgccaccgactgcaccgcggacgaagcgtcctcccctcttaacttgtggcttgcagcacagtgttgttatgatggttctgggagaaggtttccgctttgcactgtcgaacgatagcagaagtgggCAGGCCGAGCTGGCTGCCcctgactgcaccgcggacgatgcgtccgcccctcttaacttgtggcttgcagcaaagggttgtcacgatggttctgggactaggtttccgcttagcactgtcgaacgatagcagaaaatgtggtgcccgagctcgctgccaccgattgcaccgcggaagaagcgtccgccccttttgacttgtggcttgcggcacagtgttgtcacgatggttctgggagaaggtttccgctttgcactgtcgaacgatagcagaaaatgtgctgactgagctcgctgccaccgactgcaccgcggaagaagcgtacgccccttttaacttgaggcttgcggcacagtgttgtcacgatggttctgggagaaggtttccactttgcactgtcgaacgatagcagaaaatgtgctgaccgagctcgctgccaccgactgcaccgcggacgaagcgtccgccccttttaacttgtggcttgcggcacagtgttgttactacggttctgggagaaggtttccactttgcactgtcgaacgatagcagaaaatgtgctgaccgagctcgctgctaccggctgcaccgcggacgaagcgtctgcccattttaacttgtggctcgcggcacagtgttgtcatgatggttctgggagaaagtttccgctttgcactgtcgaacgatagcagaagtgtgctggccgagctcgctgcccccggctgcaccgcggacgatgcgtccgcccctcttaacttgtggcttgcagcaaagggttgtcacgatggttctgggagaaggtttccgctttgcactgtcgaacgatagcagaaaatgtgctgaccaagctcgctgccaccgactgcaccgcggacgaagcgttcgccccttttaacttgtggcttgcggcacagtgttgtgacgatggttctgggagaaggtttcagctttgcactgtcgaacgatagcagaaaatgtgctgaccgagttcgctgccaccgactgcaccgcggacgaagcgtcggccccttttaacttgtggcttgcggcacagtgttgccacgatggttctgggagaaggtttccgctttgcactgtcgaacgatagcagaaaatgtgctgaccgagctcgctgccaccgactgccccgcggacgaagcgtccgccccttttaacttgtggcttgcggcacagtgttgtcactatggttctgggagaaggtttccgctttgcactgtcgaacgatagcacaaaatgtgctgaccgagctcgctgctaccgactgGACCGCGGAAgaagcgtctgcccattttaacttgtggctcgcggcacagtgttgtcatgatggttctgggagaaggtgtccgctttgcactgtcgaacgatagcagaagtgtgctggccgggctcgctgcccccgactgcaccgcggacgatgcgtccgcccctcttaacttgtggcttgcagcaaagggttgtcacgatggttctgggagaaggtttccgctttgcactgtcgaacgatagcagaaaatgtgctgaccaagctcgctgccaccgactgcactgcggacgaagcgtccgccccttttaacttgtggcttgcggcacagtgttgtcacgatggttctgggagaaggttgccgctttgcactgtcgaactatagcagaaaatgtgcggaccgagctcgctgccaccgactgcaccgcggacgaagcgtccgcctctTTTAACTtgaggcttgcggcacagtgttgtcacgatggttctgggagaaggtttccgctttgcactgtcgaacgatagcagaaaatgtgctgactgagctcgctgccaccgactgcaccgcggacgaagcgtccgccccttttaacttgtggcttgcggcacggtgttgtcactatggttgtgggagaaggtttccgctttgcactgtcgaacgatagcagaaaatgtgctgaccgagctcgctgctaccgactgcaccgcggacgaagcgtctgcccattttaacttgtggctcgcggcacagtgttgtcatgatggttctgggagaaggtttccgctttgcactgtcgaacgatagcagaagtgtgctggccgagctcgctgcccccgactgcaccgcggacgatgcgtccgcccctcttaacttgtggcttgcagcaaagggttgtcacgatggttctgggagaaggtttccgctttgcactgtggaacgatagcagaaaatgtgctgatcaagctcgctgccaccgactgcaccgcggacgaagcgtccgccccttttaacttgtggcttgcggcacagtgttgtgacgatggttctgggagaatgtttccgctttgcactgtcgaacgatagcagaaaatgtgcggaccgagctcgctgccaccgactgcaccgcggacgaagcgtccgcctctTTTAACTtgaggcttgcggcacagtgttgtcacgatggttctgggagaaggttgccgctttgcactgtcgaacgattgcagaaaatgtgcggaccgagctcgctgccaccgactgcaccgcggacgaagcgtccgccccttttaacttgtggcttgcggcacagtgttgtcacgatggttctgggagaaggttgccgctttgcactgtcgaacgatagcagaaaatgtgcggaCCGAGCTCGcagccaccgactgcaccgcggacgaagcgtccgccccttttaacttgtggcttgcggcacagtgttgtcacgatggttctgggagaaggttgccgctttgcactgtcgaacgatagcagaaaatgtgcggaccgagctcgctgccaccgactgcaccgcggacgaagcgtccgcctctTTTAACTtgaggcttgcggcacagtgttgtcacgatggttctgggagaaggtttccgctttgcactgtcgaacgatagcagaaaatgtgctgacctagctcgctgccgccgactgcaccgcggacgaagcatccgccccttttaacttgtggcttgcagcaaagggttgtcacgatggttctgggagaaggtttccgctttgcactgtcgaacgatagcagaaaatgtgctgaccgagctcgctgccaccgactgcaccgcggacgaagcgtccgcccattttaacttgtggcttgcggcacagtgttgtcatgatggttctgggagaaggtttccgctttgcactgtcgaacgatagcagaagtgtgctggccgagctcgctgcccccgactgcaccgcggacgaagtgtccgcccctcttaacttgtggcttgcagcaaagggttgtcacgatggttctgggagaaggcttccgctttgcactgtcgaacgatagcagaaaatgtgctgatcgagctcgctgccaccgactgcaccgcggacgaatcgtccgcccctcttaacttgtggcttgcggcacagtgttgtcacgatggttctgggagaaggcttccgctttgcactgtcgaacgatagcagaaaatgtgctgaccgagatcgctgccaccgactgcaccgcggacgaagcgtccgcctctTTTAACTtgaggcttgcggcacagtgttgtgacgatggttctgggagaatgtttccgctttgcactgtcgaacgatagcagaagtgtgctggccgagctcgctgcccccgactgcaccgcggacgatgcgtccgccccttttaacttgtggcttgcggcacagtgttgtcacgatggttctgggagaaggttgccgctttgcactgtcgaacgatagcagaaaatgtgcggaccgagctcgctgccaccgactgcaccgcggacgaagcgtccgccccttttaacttgtggcttgcggcacagtgttgtcacgatggttctgggagaaggttgccgctttgcactgtcgaacgatagcagaaaatgtgcggaccgagctcgctgccaccgactgcaccgcggacgaagcgtccgcctctTTTAACTtgaggcttgcggcacagtgttgtcacgatggttctgggagaaggtttccgctttgcactgtcgaacgatagcagaaaatgtgctgacctagctcgctgccgccgactgcaccgcggacgaagcatccgccccttttaacttgtggcttgcagcaaagggttgtcacgatggttctgggagaaggtttccgctttgcactgtcgaacgatagcagaaaatgtgctgaccgagctcgctgccaccgactgcaccgcggacgaagcgtccgcccattttaacttgtggcttgcggcacagtgttgtcatgatggttctgggagaaggtttccgctttgcactgtcgaacgatagcagaagtgtgctggccgagctcgctgcccccgactgcaccgcggacgaagtgtccgcccctcttaacttgtggcttgcagcaaagggttgtcacgatggttctgggagaaggcttccgctttgcactgtcgaacgatagcagaaaatgtgctgatcgagctcgctgccaccgactgcaccgcggacgaatcgtccgcccctcttaacttgtggcttgcggcacagtgttgtcacgatggttctgggagaaggcttccgctttgcactgtcgaacgatagcagaaaatgtgctgaccgagatcgctgccaccgactgcaccgcggacgaagcgtcagcccattttaacttgtggcttgcggctcagtgttgtcatgatggttctgggagaaggtttccgctttgcactgtcgaacgatagcagcaaatgtgctgaccgagctcgctgccaccgactgcaccgcggacgaagcgtcctcccctcttaacttgtggcttgcagcacagtgttgttatgatggttctgggagaaggtttccgctttgcactgtcgaacgatagcagaagtgggCGGGCCGAGCTGGCTGCCcctgactgcaccgcggacgatgcgtccgcccctcttaacttgtggcttgcagcaaagggttgtcacgatggttctgggactaggtttccgcttagcactgtcgaacgatagcagaaaatgtggtgcccgagctcgctgccaccgattgcaccgcggaagaagcgtccgccccttttgacttgtggcttgcggcacagtgttgtcacgatggttctgggagaaggtttccgctttgcactgtcgaacgatagcagaaaatgtgctgaccgagatcgctgccaccgactgcaccgcggacgaagcgtccgcctctTTTAACTtgaggcttgcggcacagtgttgtgacgatggttctgggagaatgtttccgctttgcactgtcgaacgatagcagaagtgtgctggccgagctcgctgcccccgactgcaccgcggacgatgcgtccgccccttttaacttgtggcttgcggcacagtgttgtcacgatggttctgggagaaggttgccgctttgcactgtcgaacgatagcagaaaatgtgcggaccgagctcgctgccaccgactgcaccgcggacgaagcgtccgccccttttaacttgtggcttgcggcacagtgttgtcacgatggttctgggagaaggttgccgctttgcactgtcgaacgatagcagaaaatgtgcggaccgagctcgctgccaccgactgcaccgcggacgaagcgtccgcctctTTTAACTtgaggcttgcggcacagtgttgtcacgatggttctgggagaaggtttccgctttgcactgtcgaacgatagcagaaaatgtgctgacctagctcgctgccgccgactgcaccgcggacgaagcatccgccccttttaacttgtggcttgcagcaaagggttgtcacgatggttctgggagaaggtttccgctttgcactgtcgaacgatagcagaaaatgtgctgaccgagctcgctgccaccgactgcaccgcggacgaagcgtccgcccattttaacttgtggcttgcggcacagtgttgtcatgatggttctgggagaaggtttccgctttgcactgtcgaacgatagcagaagtgtgctggccgagctcgctgcccccgactgcaccgcggacgaagtgtccgcccctcttaacttgtggcttgcagcaaagggttgtcacgatggttctgggagaaggcttccgctttgcactgtcgaacgatagcagaaaatgtgctgatcgagctcgctgccaccgactgcaccgcggacgaatcgtccgcccctcttaacttgtggcttgcggcacagtgttgtcacgatggttctgggagaaggcttccgctttgcactgtcgaacgatagcagaaaatgtgctgaccgagatcgctgccaccgactgcaccgcggacgaagcgtcagcccattttaacttgtggcttgcggctcagtgttgtcatgatggttctgggagaaggtttccgctttgcactgtcgaacgatagcagcaaatgtgctgaccgagctcgctgccaccgactgcaccgcggacgaagcgtcctcccctcttaacttgtggcttgcagcacagtgttgttatgatggttctgggagaaggtttccgctttgcactgtcgaacgatagcagaagtgggCGGGCCGAGCTGGCTGCCcctgactgcaccgcggacgatgcgtccgcccctcttaacttgtggcttgcagcaaagggttgtcacgatggttctgggactaggtttccgcttagcactgtcgaacgatagcagaaaatgtggtgcccgagctcgctgccaccgattgcaccgcggaagaagcgtccgccccttttgacttgtggcttgcggcacagtgttgtcacgatggttctgggagaaggtttccgctttgcactgtcgaacgatagcagaaaatgtgctgaccgagctcgctgccaccgactgcaccgcggaagaagcgtacgccccttttaacttgaggcttgcggcacagtgttgtcacgatggttctgggagaaggtttccactttgcactgtcgaacgatagcagaaaatgtgctgaccgagctcgctgccaccgactgcaccgcggacgaagcgtccgccccttttaacttgtggcttgcggcacagtgttgttaCTACGgttctggaagaaggtttccgctttgcactgtcgaacgatagcagaaaatgtgctgaccgagctcgctgccaccgactgcaccgcggacgaagcgtccgccccttttaacttgtggcttgcggcacagtgttgttaCTACGgttctggaagaaggtttccgcttagcactgtcgaacgatagcagaaaatgtggtgcccgagctcgctgccaccgattgcaccgcggaagaagcgtccgccccttttgacttgtggcttgcggcacagtgttgtcacgatggttctgggagaaggtttccgctttgcactgtcgaacgatagcagaaaatgtgctgaccgagctcgctgccaccgactgcaccgcggaagaagcgtacgccccttttaacttgaggcttgcggcacagtgttgtcacgatggttctgggagaaggtttccactttgcactgtcgaacgatagcagaaaatgtgctgaccgagctcgctgccaccgactgcaccgcggacgaagcgtccgccccttttaacttgtggcttgcggcacagtgttgttaCTACGgttctggaag is a window of Amblyomma americanum isolate KBUSLIRL-KWMA chromosome 4, ASM5285725v1, whole genome shotgun sequence DNA encoding:
- the LOC144129478 gene encoding uncharacterized protein LOC144129478 yields the protein MRQFCACVAITGCADNGPPPQLFKQSCSWNKALLILCIVTHASVCYSGDEARSNPCKGLLVGDMAFGSRIGEFDLSENSSWVDYVERIELSCAANKLTTDDDKRAVLLSCCGPETYSLIATLVKPSRPPNVGYQVIVDAVKKHINPKPSELYSSTLRRTPRPGNLQPKSCWAGSSGPPYPAFARMRVTQAAFGSRHHEVSSLGTPCTRGTSGLGPSGCLHACRDR